Below is a window of Thermodesulfobacteriota bacterium DNA.
TACTGCCAGGAATAGTAGAATTTTCAAAAAGGGAAAATGCAGAAATACATTGTGAATGGTCAGTAAACGAAAGGGTCGCTTATGAAGTTGCATACGGTGCGGCGCTTTATGGAAAAAAGGCGGCATGTATGATGAAGCAGGTAGGTTTGAACGTTGCATTCCCAGCCTTTTACAATTTTAAACACCACGAGATAAAAGGATCGTTCGTTATTGTCTCCTGCGATGATCCGGGTCCCCAGTCATCCCAAACCGAGCAGGACACAAGGATGCTATGTACTTTCATGGACGTTACGTGCTTTGATCCTTCTAGCCCTAAAGAGGCAGCCGATGTGGCGTATTTTGCTCTTCGCCTGTCTTTTGAGACTAAAAGACCGATAGTTATAAGACCAACCCACAGGGTGAGCCACTCGAGAGAGGCCGTCCCCCTCTATAGACCGGGAAAAAGAAGGGTAAGATTAAAGGAAGGGTTAATCAGCAAAGGAAAGACCGCCAAATTAGGTATTGTCGCATCTGGTATGTCATTTTCGGTCGCAATTGATGTTCTAACCGAGCTCAACCTCATAAGAATGATTCCAGTCTATAAGGTACTTAGAGTCCATCCTTTGGACACAAAAGTAAAGGAATTCGCACAAAGCTTACAAAAGGTCTTAATCCTTGAAGAGACTGACGCGGTGATTGAGGCTAAGCTTAACGATTCAAAAAGAGTCTACGGAAGGCTAAACGGTTTTTTAAGTGGTGCAGGAGAATTAACCTACGATGTAATAAAAGAGGCTATTACAAGTTTATGCAGGGATTCGGGAATTGAAGTACAAAATGAGATCGATTATGCGTTGGAAGATCTAAGTAAAACTATTAACATAGTTCCAAGACCTCCCAAGCTTTGCAGCGGATGTCCACACAGGGCCTGTTTTTATGCAATGAGGGAGGCTTTTCCGGAAGCCATATTTCCTGGAGACATAGGTTGTTATACACTTGGAATCCCGCTTGGGGCTGTGGATACGGTTGTGGATATGGGTGGAAGTGTGAGTTTGGCCTCTGGCTTTTACAACGTTTTCTCAAAGGAAAATCGGAATATTCCTATCCTCGCTTCCTTAGGCGACTCCACATTCTTCCACGCCTGCCTTCCCGCAATATACGATGCCAGAAAAAAGAATAAGAAGTTTATTTTAGTGATTCTCGATAACGGCACAACGGCCATGACAGGTATGCAGCCAACACCGCAGACTGGGATCACCGCAAAAGGAGAAAAAAGTAGATCAATAAGTATTGAGGCTACTTTGCGAGCTTTAGGAATCGAAAACATACGTATTGTCGACCCGTATGATATTCCTTTTGTAATCAATACCATAAAAGAAGCCCATCACCACCTCCAAAAGGGAGAGGGTCCTTTCGCGATAATTTCAAGGAGGGAATGTCTCCTCCTTTCAAAGAGAAGATTTGAAGTGAAGATAGACCTTGAAGAAGTCTGCACTGGCTGTAAAAGATGTATAAGGTACTTCGATTGCCCTTCTTTGGAGTTCGACGAGAAAGAAAAGAAAGTGAAAATAAACCGGGATCTTTGCGTACAGTGCGGAAATTGCTTATATGTCTGTCCCGCAAAAAGAAAGAGGCTTGATAGCCTTTGAACCCACAAGGAACCATATCGGTTCTTGTAGTCACAAAGGATACGCCAAATCTTCTATCAAGGCTCATAACATCGATACTAGAGGACAGAGAGCTCTTTTCTGAAATAAGAGAATTGATCGTTGTGGATAACGGTAGCGATTTAGAAACCGAAGAAATCGTAAAAAGGTTTAGCATCGGAATAAAATACCTGCGACAAAATAGAAATCTCGGATTCGCCAAGGCTGTAAATTTAGGTGCCTCCATATCTACTGGCAAGTACTTGCTTCTTCTTAATTCCGACATCCTTTTGCCTAAAGGAGAGATCTTAAAGCTAAAAAAAGTTATGGATTCATATCCGAATATCGCGGTATCCGGTCCGTCCCTTATATATCCTGACGGTTCATTCCAACGCTCTTACTCCCATGTCCCGTCCCTTCTTGTCGAAATAGTTCCTCGTTTCGTCTATGAGGCTCTATTTACAAATAGGAGTAGAAAACTGATCCATTCTGATCCCTTATTAGGACAGATTTTTGAAGTAGAATCCCTAATAGGTGCCTGCCTTATGATAAGGAGGAGCACATTTGAAAGACTCGGTGGGTTCGATGAAAGGTTTTTCTTCTTCTTCGAGGAGACCGATTTTTGCTTGCGAGTAAAAAAGATTGAAGGATCTTGTGTTTTTGTCCCTTCTTGCAAGGTCATTCACGACCAGGGGATGACAGTAAGAAAGGTTTGGGTTTTAGGAAGGCTAGAGTACAATATTTCTCTTCTTAAATTCATCCGGAAACACTATCCCGTTTGGTACTCAAATACATTCGTTTTTGTTAGGTTTTTAAAGACTCTACTCGGAACGCTTCTACTTTTGGGTTTTTTTCCAGTTACGTTCCTTTCAGAAAAAAGAAAAAGGATCCTCAGTTACTACCTTCGTACTCTTTTTTGGTTTTTAAAAGGTCTCCCAGACGACTACGGTTTAAAGAGCTTAATTTTCAAGAACGAATATAATCTCTAAGGTCACTCGGTACTCCACTATCTTGCCATTTTCGACTCTCAATCTGTGGTCCTTTACCCTTATGCCGGTTATTCCGCGTAAGGTCTTCGTTGCCCTTTTGAATCCAACCATTATTGCGTCGTCAAAACTTTTGGGCGAGCCAGCTATAACCTCTGTTACTCGGGCTACCCTTCCTCCCTCCGCCATATAAACCTCCCTTTTTAGGTATCTTTATCTTTCTCTTAGCCTTTTGACCGCAGAGGGGATAACGGAGATGGCGTAATCTATATCTTTTTCCTCTGTAAATTTACCAAGACTTATCCGCACCGCCGATCTTATTTTTTCTTCCGGAAGCCCCATCGCTAAAAGGACATGGGACAAAGAGGATTTACCGGATGTACACGCAGCTCCAGAAGATATAGCTATACCTAAGCTATCGAGTACACTTAAAAGGTTTGGCCCTTCTATGCCATCAAAACTCAGATTTATAGTATTTGGAAGCCTTCTTTCTTGATCCCCGTTAAGCGTAATCCCATCTACACATTTTGTAATGCCTTCGAGCAGTCTTTTGCGCATATTCTCCATCCTTTCTATGTCGCGATCTATCTCTTCCATAAGCGAGGCCGCACAAATGCCCATTGTAACTATTCCTAAAGTGTTTTCTGTGCCTGGTCTTAGACCTTTTTCTTGATGACCTCCGTGAGTGAGTGGTTCCATACCACTTATTCCTTCCCGAACGTAAAGAAAACCGATTCCTTTCGGAGCGTATGCCTTGTGTCCTGAAAAACTCGCAAGGTCTACATTCAATTCTTCAATATCTATCTTTAATTTCCCAAGTGCTTGAACCATATCCGAATGGAATATCACTTCGTATTCTCTCGCTATTTTACCGATTTCCTTTACCGGTAAGACGGTACCAGTCTCGTTATTCGCGTACATGACAGTTATTAGGATCGTCTCTTTCTTTATCGCCCTTTTTACCTCTTCAGGATCTATCTGTCCAATAGAGTCTACCGGTAGATAAGTTACCTCAAACCCTTTGGACTCGAGATACTTAAGTGTGTTTAAAACACAAGGATGTTCGACAGTTGTGGAAATTATGTGATTCCCCTTTTTTCTGAAACCGAAGGCTATCCCTTTAATAGCGATATTTGAGCTTTCTGTTCCAGAGCCAGTAAAGATTATTTCATCTGGCTTCGCGTTTATGAGTTTTGCCACATTTAGGCGAGCCTCCTCTATCTTTTCTTTTGCCAGCCTTCCAGCCCAGTGAGTACTTGAAGGATTACCGAAAAGGTAATCGAAAAAAGGTTCTATCTCATTTTTTAACTTCGGGTGAAGAGGTGTTGTTGCGTTGTAATCGAGGTAAACCCTTCTCATAGGTTAATCGAAATAGACGTTCATGGCCCGTACTGGACAGACTTTCACGCAGAGCTCACAGGCAACACATTTTTCGTAATCGAATTTCACTCGCATCTTATCTTTCCTGTCTATTGAAAGTGCTTCGGTAGCACAGACACTGGTACAGATCCCGCAGTGTACACACTTTTCCTCGTCCCTCGTTATGTCCTGTTCGATGGGTTCTATTTCGAGATTTTTACTCTTTAAGTACTCGATGCCCTTTTCAAAGTTTGCATCATCCCCTTCTATTTCTAAGACCATTATAGATTCAGCCTTTGGATAAACATGGGCCCTTAGGATGTTAAAGATTAGATCGTAGTCTTTTGCCAGTCTGTAGACTATAGGCTTATCTATCGCTTCTTTTTTGAACCTTATGAGGATCCTTTTTTTCAAATCCTTTCCCTCATGTGGCCTTAAGCTCTATATCCCCCCAGACCCCCATATGTTTTCCCACAATCACGACAATACCTAGTATCTCTTCGAATCTTTTCGCAACCTCAATCGCATATGGTATGGAGTCTTTAGTTTTTACAAGATTACCGATATAAGTTGCAAGACCATCCGACATTGCTGCAGAACGCGTAACAATGCACACAGCATCTGCCTTTCCGAAACTCAGAGAATGGCCAAAAGTTCCTGAAGATGTACATATCCCGTAAGGATCATCGGAAGCCTTGATTTTTAACCCAATTCTCTGGCTTAAAGGAGAATCCTTAGCGTAAATAAGGACAATTCTTTCCCTTTTCGTTCTTAGGTAGATGTCCCCCCCGTTCTCTATTATGAACTCGTCAGAAAGTCCGTGTATGTCCTCGCCAATGTACTCTGCTATTGCACCTGCCACACTGGCCATGGGCCCGACCCCGATCTTTTGTGAACATTCAAGCATCCTTTTTACGATCGAAGGAGCCAATGGGTCATAAGCTATAGGCGAAAGGCTGTCTTTGAAAAAGGGATTATGCTTTATGTACTTTTCGATCTGGTTCCTGTAGAAAATTAACCTTTCCCTTATGTAAGCAGAAAGATCGGTCTTTGTGCAACAGAAAAGATCACTCTCTTTGTATTTGACCTCATAAGCTACGAGATCTTCTGGGTTTGAGATCCTTCTATAGAACCTTTCTTCGTATGCCATCTTTATCTCTGGATCGATCTTAACCTGTCTTTAGCGTATCTACCCATTTCGTTATCCGGTGCCACTTTTACTTGCTTTAGGTAGTACTCATAGGCCTTGTGGATTTTCCCTGTCTTTTCGTAACAGATTCCTAAGGTCCCATAGATGGTTGGGTGTTCTGGTAAAGCTTGCAAGGCAAACTCAAGATGGTTAATCGCGTAGTGATAGTTATGAGAATCGAAATAGGCCATTCCTAAATAGTAGTGGGAGGGCACATCGTTTGGAAAAAGAGACAGGGCGTCTTTCAAAAAGGCCATGGCGTTTCTGAGATCTTTCTTCTCATAACATACTATGCCAAGACCTCTTAGTGCCGGCACGTAGGAGGGATCTATCTTTTGGGCTCGCCTGAAGTACCCCTCGGCACTTAAATGGCGGCCCCTTTTCTGTTCCAGAATACCTTTCAAGGTAAGATACGGGGCCTCGTCATTTTTTTCCTCTAAAGCTCTGTCGATTAATCTTTCGGCCTCTTTGATATTTCCTTTTCTTAGTGCCGAAACTGCCGGGTCATAGTAAGTGATATATATTCTGTGCGTCCTTTTTAAGTTCGAGATAGCCTCCTGAAAAATCTTTCTCTGGGTGCCATCACCTCTTAGGTTTACAGGTTTTACCTTCTCCGTAATCGTCTTTAGCTCTTCAATTCTTATCTTTGTTCTCGGATGGGTCGAGAGAAGCTCGGAAAAAAAGCTACCCTCCTCCGAATCTTTTCCAACCCGTCTTAAGTACTCATCCGAAGCCCTTTGGACATTTAAGTGGGCATATATAGCATTCTTTGGGTCGTATCCCAATCGCACCATATACTCCACGCCCAATCTATCCGCTTCCAGCTCATCCTCCCTCGAATATTTAAGGAGGAGAAGGTTGGCTCCTATCGAACCCAATGCCATTGCCCAGTCTGCGTAACTTTTGCCTGAAAGTGCGTAGCTTCCCACTTTAAGTAGCGAATCCGCAAGGATTGACTTTGACATCTGAGAAGCTGAATGGCGGGCAGAGATATGTCCTATCTCGTGACCCATCACGTAGACGAACTCAGCTTCACTCTCTAAAGCACAGAGCAAACCCCTTGTTATGGCAACATATCCTGGAATGGCCCAAGCATTCGGTAATGAACTATTCTGAATCACAAATTCTATTGGAAGGTGCGGTCTATGAGAGACTCGGTGTATTTGTAAAACTAAGTCCCGAAGGTAGGCCTTTAGTTTGTCGTCTTTAAATTCACCCCCTGCTCCCTCAGCGCTCCAAAGTATATTTGGATACCATTCCTTTGCCAGTTTAATCTCGTCCTTTTCGGATAAAAGTATTATCTCTTTTTGCCCTGAAACTGGGTTCGTGGTACATCGTAAAGAGAAAAAAGAAAGTACGAGAATGATAAAAAAGACTTTTAATGGAGATTTTTTCATCGGGTATTAAAATTAGCAGAAATGCTTGTGCCTTTGCAAAAATTTTTATAAAATTTAGGCCACCTTCGTATGTCTCTTCGGGGAAGGAGAGCCTTAATCACAGGCGCATCTCAAGGCATAGGGAAGGCATGCGCATTTGTTTTCGCTGAAAAGGGTGCGGAGCTAGTACTTGTCGATAAAAACAAAAAAGCTCTAAAAGAGGTATCCGAGGAGTTAAAATCGAAGGGTTTTTCTGTCTTTTCTTACGCATTCGATCTTATGCGCACAAACAAACTTGAATCACTGATTTCTCAAGCAAAAAAGGAAAAACCGATAGATATTCTTGTAAATAATGCAGGATTTGACAGGCCGGGAACTCTCGCTAAAACGGAAAAAAAGATGTTCGTTGAGGTTCTGACGATTCACGTTGTAGTTCCGTTTCTTCTTATGAAGCTTCTCCTTCCTGATATGAGGATGAGAAAGTGGGGAAGGATTATAAACATAAGCTCCGTCTATGGGCTCGAAGGCGCAAAAGGAGAAGTGGCATACTCAACCGCAAAGGCGGCCATAATAGGACTCACAAAAAGTGTGGCTAAAGAGGGAGGGCCAGACGGAGTAACTGTAAATGCCATAGTGCCCGGAATAATCCGTACGCCCCCTATCCTTAAAATGCCAGACAAATATAAAGAACCTCTCATATCCCGGACTGCCATAGGTAGAATGGGAGAACCAGAAGAAGTGGCGTATGTAGCTAGTTTTCTTGCCTCTGACGAAGCTTCGTACATCACAGGGACCACCCTTGTTGTTTCAGGCGGGTGGGGCGGATAGAGATTTATCTTGCAAGTTATTCGTTAATTCTTGTATGACTTTATCCGTGGAAGCTGCCATAGAGATTATAAGAGATCTCTGGCTTTTTAACATTCTTTCCACATATCACAAAGAAAGCATCGGTTTCCTCACGAATGAGAGCGATAGATTCTTAAACCCCGTCGGCCATAGTTATAAAGACAGCATAAGCCAGATCTTAGAGGAAATTTTCGGATCCTTTTCTGAGCTGAAAATAAAAGAGGCCATGGGGATGATGGCCAAAATTGGCTGCCTATCAGGATACTCCTTTGAAAATGAAAATTTCACATTTTTTCTTCAAAAGGTTTTGAAGGAGAAAAAAGAGCTTGTAGGGGCAGAGCTTACAGAAAAAATAGAGGAAAGACTTGCAAAGCTTTACATGTTGGAAAAGAAAATTTTTGAAGAAACCCAAAAGAAGCTAGAAGAGCTCAAAAAGAGGGGCTTTTTTACAGGCATGAAAAGAAAAAGGGTCGGATAAGGTGTCGACAAAGCTAATATACGCTTTAACTTTCACCATATTTTTAGTTACGATTCCCATTATCGGTGTTGGTATTTTGAAACTAGAGTTTTTGTTCTCGATTGTCGTTCCTTATTTGGCGCTAGCAATATTCTTTTTGGGCTCCATACACAGGGTAGTCCTTTGGAGCACATCGCCTCAGCCTTTTAACATAACCCTTTCTGCAGGCCAAAATAAGTCTTTTCGATGGATACGTACAAGTTACGTGGAAAGTCCGCATTCAAAATTTGGAGTGATACTTAGAATGATCACAGAAGTACTCTTATTTAGGTCTTTACTGAGGAACGAAATGGTCAAAACGCACGAATCCAGATGGCTTGTTTTTACACCAAAAAAGGGACTCTGGTTTTTGGCCATGATTTTCCATTACTCTCTTTTAGTGATCGTTCTCAAACATTTAAGATTCTTTTTCGAACCGACTCCCTTCTTTTTAGACCTTATTCTCCGTATCGACAAGTTTTTCGAATTATCCCTCCCTTCTCTTTCTTTGACAGAAGTACTCGTTCTTGTTGGAACGGTAGGTCTTCTCCTAAGGAGAATCCTCTCCAAAGAGATAAAATACATCTCCCTTTTTGGCGACTACTTCATTCTCCTTTTGATCCTCAC
It encodes the following:
- a CDS encoding cysteine desulfurase, coding for MRRVYLDYNATTPLHPKLKNEIEPFFDYLFGNPSSTHWAGRLAKEKIEEARLNVAKLINAKPDEIIFTGSGTESSNIAIKGIAFGFRKKGNHIISTTVEHPCVLNTLKYLESKGFEVTYLPVDSIGQIDPEEVKRAIKKETILITVMYANNETGTVLPVKEIGKIAREYEVIFHSDMVQALGKLKIDIEELNVDLASFSGHKAYAPKGIGFLYVREGISGMEPLTHGGHQEKGLRPGTENTLGIVTMGICAASLMEEIDRDIERMENMRKRLLEGITKCVDGITLNGDQERRLPNTINLSFDGIEGPNLLSVLDSLGIAISSGAACTSGKSSLSHVLLAMGLPEEKIRSAVRISLGKFTEEKDIDYAISVIPSAVKRLRER
- a CDS encoding 4Fe-4S binding protein, with product MKKRILIRFKKEAIDKPIVYRLAKDYDLIFNILRAHVYPKAESIMVLEIEGDDANFEKGIEYLKSKNLEIEPIEQDITRDEEKCVHCGICTSVCATEALSIDRKDKMRVKFDYEKCVACELCVKVCPVRAMNVYFD
- a CDS encoding M48 family metalloprotease; its protein translation is MKKSPLKVFFIILVLSFFSLRCTTNPVSGQKEIILLSEKDEIKLAKEWYPNILWSAEGAGGEFKDDKLKAYLRDLVLQIHRVSHRPHLPIEFVIQNSSLPNAWAIPGYVAITRGLLCALESEAEFVYVMGHEIGHISARHSASQMSKSILADSLLKVGSYALSGKSYADWAMALGSIGANLLLLKYSREDELEADRLGVEYMVRLGYDPKNAIYAHLNVQRASDEYLRRVGKDSEEGSFFSELLSTHPRTKIRIEELKTITEKVKPVNLRGDGTQRKIFQEAISNLKRTHRIYITYYDPAVSALRKGNIKEAERLIDRALEEKNDEAPYLTLKGILEQKRGRHLSAEGYFRRAQKIDPSYVPALRGLGIVCYEKKDLRNAMAFLKDALSLFPNDVPSHYYLGMAYFDSHNYHYAINHLEFALQALPEHPTIYGTLGICYEKTGKIHKAYEYYLKQVKVAPDNEMGRYAKDRLRSIQR
- a CDS encoding dodecin family protein, whose translation is MAEGGRVARVTEVIAGSPKSFDDAIMVGFKRATKTLRGITGIRVKDHRLRVENGKIVEYRVTLEIIFVLEN
- a CDS encoding UPF0280 family protein, whose protein sequence is MAYEERFYRRISNPEDLVAYEVKYKESDLFCCTKTDLSAYIRERLIFYRNQIEKYIKHNPFFKDSLSPIAYDPLAPSIVKRMLECSQKIGVGPMASVAGAIAEYIGEDIHGLSDEFIIENGGDIYLRTKRERIVLIYAKDSPLSQRIGLKIKASDDPYGICTSSGTFGHSLSFGKADAVCIVTRSAAMSDGLATYIGNLVKTKDSIPYAIEVAKRFEEILGIVVIVGKHMGVWGDIELKAT
- a CDS encoding glycosyltransferase, whose amino-acid sequence is MNPQGTISVLVVTKDTPNLLSRLITSILEDRELFSEIRELIVVDNGSDLETEEIVKRFSIGIKYLRQNRNLGFAKAVNLGASISTGKYLLLLNSDILLPKGEILKLKKVMDSYPNIAVSGPSLIYPDGSFQRSYSHVPSLLVEIVPRFVYEALFTNRSRKLIHSDPLLGQIFEVESLIGACLMIRRSTFERLGGFDERFFFFFEETDFCLRVKKIEGSCVFVPSCKVIHDQGMTVRKVWVLGRLEYNISLLKFIRKHYPVWYSNTFVFVRFLKTLLGTLLLLGFFPVTFLSEKRKRILSYYLRTLFWFLKGLPDDYGLKSLIFKNEYNL
- a CDS encoding thiamine pyrophosphate-dependent enzyme; this encodes MNELMIGNYAIARGFVEAGLEIAAAYPGTPSSEILPGIVEFSKRENAEIHCEWSVNERVAYEVAYGAALYGKKAACMMKQVGLNVAFPAFYNFKHHEIKGSFVIVSCDDPGPQSSQTEQDTRMLCTFMDVTCFDPSSPKEAADVAYFALRLSFETKRPIVIRPTHRVSHSREAVPLYRPGKRRVRLKEGLISKGKTAKLGIVASGMSFSVAIDVLTELNLIRMIPVYKVLRVHPLDTKVKEFAQSLQKVLILEETDAVIEAKLNDSKRVYGRLNGFLSGAGELTYDVIKEAITSLCRDSGIEVQNEIDYALEDLSKTINIVPRPPKLCSGCPHRACFYAMREAFPEAIFPGDIGCYTLGIPLGAVDTVVDMGGSVSLASGFYNVFSKENRNIPILASLGDSTFFHACLPAIYDARKKNKKFILVILDNGTTAMTGMQPTPQTGITAKGEKSRSISIEATLRALGIENIRIVDPYDIPFVINTIKEAHHHLQKGEGPFAIISRRECLLLSKRRFEVKIDLEEVCTGCKRCIRYFDCPSLEFDEKEKKVKINRDLCVQCGNCLYVCPAKRKRLDSL
- a CDS encoding SDR family oxidoreductase, producing the protein MSLRGRRALITGASQGIGKACAFVFAEKGAELVLVDKNKKALKEVSEELKSKGFSVFSYAFDLMRTNKLESLISQAKKEKPIDILVNNAGFDRPGTLAKTEKKMFVEVLTIHVVVPFLLMKLLLPDMRMRKWGRIINISSVYGLEGAKGEVAYSTAKAAIIGLTKSVAKEGGPDGVTVNAIVPGIIRTPPILKMPDKYKEPLISRTAIGRMGEPEEVAYVASFLASDEASYITGTTLVVSGGWGG
- the dsrM gene encoding sulfate reduction electron transfer complex DsrMKJOP subunit DsrM, whose amino-acid sequence is MSTKLIYALTFTIFLVTIPIIGVGILKLEFLFSIVVPYLALAIFFLGSIHRVVLWSTSPQPFNITLSAGQNKSFRWIRTSYVESPHSKFGVILRMITEVLLFRSLLRNEMVKTHESRWLVFTPKKGLWFLAMIFHYSLLVIVLKHLRFFFEPTPFFLDLILRIDKFFELSLPSLSLTEVLVLVGTVGLLLRRILSKEIKYISLFGDYFILLLILTLVLTGILLKHSFRVDLLDVKRFCIGLFTFNPHVPSKVGLTFYVHLFFVSVLLVYFPYSKLVHAKGVFFSPTRNLPNNSRQKRYINPWNYPVKVKSYEEWEEEYRDMLKEANIPLDKEEKGP